The Verrucomicrobium spinosum DSM 4136 = JCM 18804 DNA segment ATTCCCACGGTCCGGAATTCAGAAATCAGCAGTCCGGCCAGTTCGATAAAATGAGAGTTTTCGACAATCACGTTCAAACAAACGCCCCCCTGAAACGTTGTTTTCGTGATCAATCTGCCATAATCTGTGATTATCCTGCCATATGAGGTGCCTCCTCCAAGACGAATTTTTCTCAAAAGTTGAAGAGCCCCAGGCCGTCAGGCACATTTTCGAGCACATCCCTGAAGTGTTCTTCTTTGTCAAAGATCGCCAGAGTCGCCTCATGGCGGGCAGCAACAACATGGTACAGCGGCTTGGGTTGAAGCGGGAGGCAGATCTTGTCGGGAAAGGAGATGAGGAGTTCTTCGATATTCACCTCGTCCAGGCGTTTCGCAGGGACGATGAACTCGTGTTTCGCACCGGAAAGCCTCTCATCAATCGATTGGAATTGTGGTATGACGAACAGCGGAACCACGCCTGGTTTCTCACCACTAAAACCCCCCTTCGCGGTAAAGGTGGTGAAGTAGTGGGTTTGATGGGAATCACCCGGCGGGACGAAAGTACTCACAACTACCACCCGGCGGGCGTGGTGGCAAAAATAGTGGATTATCTCAACAAGAACTCCACTCAAGCTCTGAGCACCGCAGATCTGGCCCGGACCTTTTTCATGTCTGAGCGTACACTCCATCGTAAAATTCATGAATCCCTGGGCATTTCACCTTATGAGCTGATGATTCGGATTCGTATTCAGAAGGCGGCCGAAGCCCTGGTAAAATCCAATGCCAAGGTGATCGAAGTTGCCATCGAACATGGCTTCTGTGACTCGAGCAGTTTTACCCAGCACTTCCGGAAGAGAATCGGCATCACCCCCTCCCAGTTCCGAAAGCGTCACCAATCCTCTTGAGACATCTCCAGTTGGCTACCCAGACCATTTCCAGCCCTCAAAGCTCATCCGTGTGGCGTACGCGCGTCGGGTTCAGCCTCGCCCGGCGGTAGGCGCGGGGAGTCTCTCCTGTGTACTTCTTAAATTGGGCGGTGAACACGCTCTGGTCGTAGAAGGCATGATCCACGGCTATCTCTCCAATAGGCTTGTCCGTCGTAGCGAGCTCATTCCCACTGGACTGAATTCGCAGCCGGATGATGTACTCCTGCACACTCATCCGGAAAGTCTCCTGGAATTTGCGGTTGAGATGCCGGCCGGACACATGGGCCATTCCAGCAAGGATGGAAACCGCGATCCGGCTGCGATAGTTTTGCCGGATGAAAGCAACTACCTGTTCAAGCTTCGAATCCCCCGAACTCTGGCTTGCTCCAGGTTGGAAAGGCCGGACCGTTCCCATCACTCCAATGACCTCGTCCTTTGAATTCACAATCGGGATTTTCGTGGTGAGGAACCAGTCTTTCGTCCTCGACCTTTTATAGAGAGCTTCCACCCGGTCAATCAACGGCTGCCGGGTCTTCATCACCTGCAAATCGTCTTCACGAATGGCCCTTGCCACATTTGCAGGATGAATCTTGTCGTCACCCGCACCAATCAACTCCTCCTCATGAGCCAGTCCAACCCTGCGGAGAGTACCCGCGCTGATGGCCACAAAACGACTGTCCCGGTCCTTTGCAAAGTAGTCAACATCCGGCATGAGTTCGATGAGCTTACGAAATTGCGAAAGCCCCCCCATTTCATTGAAGAACCTCGCTTGATACTCCCCGGCTGACATAGCCTGCCCGCCCG contains these protein-coding regions:
- a CDS encoding AraC family transcriptional regulator yields the protein MRCLLQDEFFSKVEEPQAVRHIFEHIPEVFFFVKDRQSRLMAGSNNMVQRLGLKREADLVGKGDEEFFDIHLVQAFRRDDELVFRTGKPLINRLELWYDEQRNHAWFLTTKTPLRGKGGEVVGLMGITRRDESTHNYHPAGVVAKIVDYLNKNSTQALSTADLARTFFMSERTLHRKIHESLGISPYELMIRIRIQKAAEALVKSNAKVIEVAIEHGFCDSSSFTQHFRKRIGITPSQFRKRHQSS
- a CDS encoding helix-turn-helix domain-containing protein, with the protein product MPDVDYFAKDRDSRFVAISAGTLRRVGLAHEEELIGAGDDKIHPANVARAIREDDLQVMKTRQPLIDRVEALYKRSRTKDWFLTTKIPIVNSKDEVIGVMGTVRPFQPGASQSSGDSKLEQVVAFIRQNYRSRIAVSILAGMAHVSGRHLNRKFQETFRMSVQEYIIRLRIQSSGNELATTDKPIGEIAVDHAFYDQSVFTAQFKKYTGETPRAYRRARLNPTRVRHTDEL